The following are from one region of the Marinitoga sp. 38H-ov genome:
- a CDS encoding ABC transporter ATP-binding protein, translating to MIEVINLEKSYGPKPALIDINLTINPGDIYVLVGPNGAGKTTTLRCIYGDLKPDEGKILIYGKKLNKYRKRNLSVLLEERITFKGLFPYDYAELWKILYPNWNEKKYKELMMEFNLPINKPVHTYSSGMKTLFYIVLMFSAQPKIMILDEPTQNIDPVKKDKILKMLKEFVSNDENIVIMSTHHIEEVELIATRFAIINSGKTTFEGDIKTALSSHKIVKQSEMTEEMEIITPLDEGILVKTNEEIGRNPDFREVVLGYLKK from the coding sequence ATGATTGAAGTTATTAATTTAGAAAAGTCATATGGTCCAAAACCGGCTTTAATAGATATTAATCTTACAATAAATCCTGGAGATATATATGTATTAGTTGGACCTAATGGAGCTGGAAAAACTACAACATTAAGATGTATATATGGAGATTTAAAACCAGATGAAGGAAAAATTCTCATTTATGGAAAAAAATTAAATAAATATAGAAAAAGAAATCTTTCTGTGTTATTAGAAGAAAGAATCACCTTTAAAGGATTATTCCCATATGATTATGCTGAACTTTGGAAAATTTTATACCCAAACTGGAATGAAAAGAAATATAAGGAATTAATGATGGAATTTAATTTGCCTATTAATAAACCTGTTCATACATATTCTTCTGGTATGAAAACATTATTTTATATAGTTCTTATGTTTTCAGCACAACCAAAAATAATGATATTAGACGAACCAACTCAAAATATAGACCCTGTAAAAAAAGACAAAATATTGAAAATGCTAAAGGAATTTGTTTCAAATGATGAAAATATTGTAATTATGTCTACTCATCACATAGAAGAAGTTGAATTGATAGCAACTAGATTTGCTATTATAAATTCTGGTAAAACTACATTTGAAGGAGATATAAAGACAGCATTATCTTCTCATAAAATAGTGAAACAAAGTGAAATGACTGAAGAAATGGAAATAATAACTCCACTTGATGAAGGTATTTTAGTAAAAACAAATGAAGAAATAGGTAGAAATCCTGATTTTAGAGAAGTTGTTTTGGGATATTTAAAAAAATAA